The sequence below is a genomic window from Coffea arabica cultivar ET-39 chromosome 4c, Coffea Arabica ET-39 HiFi, whole genome shotgun sequence.
AATTTGTCACCCCTCAATTTGGTAATTCAAGTTCTTTTCATCGTAAGACAACTAGACAACCTTTCCCTTTTTCAAAACAATTTCACTTATAAATTATGAAGAGAAGAAAATTAGAGCGATTCAAACATTTTAAATTTGATGAAAGTAAATGCAGGTCAAGAAATCTTTTTGTAGGGCTAACTATTAAAATTGTACCACCATTAAACAGCAAACCGAGGtcctcaaaaatttttctttatttcattgATTTAGTCATTTGGTTATTTGTCTCCCATTATTTTGCACAAACAATATTTAAGTAATAGTAAAATTGGGGATCCTGCAAGgccacaaaaaaaattaattaaaagaaatattgtgaaCGTTATCATGCTTCTTCTAAAACGAATTTTGGTAAAGGCTTTAAGCTCCAACTGGTGCTTTCCCTTAAACCCTATATGTTTTCCAAGTGGAGGTTAGGATTGAATGGAGTTAGGGAACACTCTTGTAGATAGTCATACTAGTCTATGAGATAAGAGGGGATAAACATTGGGGGAGAGAAAGAAACCATGCAAAAGAATAACATATGTGGGAAACTATATTAAATCTTTTTCTAGCAGAGAGGGATGAAATTTATAAAACGACGGAATTTTTTTTGCTAGCATGATAAGAGTGAAATTTAACAAGTGAGAAAAGAGCATGATgattaaaatctaaaacttataatttatgaaatttcaattttaacaattttaatCATTAGATCAAAACCTTCTCGATCGGGATATGTGGGAAACTAGTCAACCAAGAAGTTGCCAGTTTCAACTTTCATCTAACGGCACCGTCCCTATTAACGGGTAGCGGCACTAAGACCGTCCCCAAACTTTGTcccgccaaaaaaaaaaaaaaaactactttttTGAGTGTAAAAGGTCCTTAGAGCATCCTTACCTCCAGTATTCCATATTCCTTGTGCGTTTAATGTTATTGCcaaaaaaattcatcatgaattCCCTGTTCTCTTCGTTAGGTTAGTCAAAAGTCCTATAGTCTCAATCAACTTTCCTGCATAACGAACTTTATGCTTTTTGAATGTCTTTCTCACCTAATCTAATACTTAAATTTAACTAGTGATGAAGCAATATTACAAATGGCAAAAAAATGTGAAGAGTCGTCCGATTTGAGAGAAGCCAATGAATGTGATGGTGGGAAAGGAAAAACAATATCCATttgagattttcttttttttttttttggaataaaacatcataatttcattaaaatgtGTACTATTTACTGTAATTGTAATCTCAAGAACATCTATGCATGCTTCCAAACATATAAAACTACActataaaacttcaaaaaatatttcaaaaatacgaAATAAAATTATCATATTGATGTTACTAAGATAATTCCACGTGGTTACATACAATATGAACAAGAAGAAAGTTGCACATTAAACTTGCCACGACTGAACCAAATATCTGGCTAAGCCATTGTATGCTTCTAAGTCAAACTTTACAACATCAGCAGGTACCCCCTTTGATGGAGTTCTTCCTACAAATACCCTTGCTCATTAGAAATTTTATCATCTACAGTCTAGAGATGGCAAACATCATAGTTGTATTTCCTAATAAACGGATTGTAGAGACTGTTTTGTGTTtctctatctttcttttctgttACCTTCCGACAGCATTTTGTTCTGGATTTCGGCAGAAGCTTTATCTTCCAGTTCCTGGCCCCGAGTCCTATGCATTCGATTCTGCAGGTCGAGGACCATACGCAAGCCTTGCAGATGGAAGGGTTTTAAGATATCTAGGGCCTGCCGTTGGCTTTGTCGAATATGGATACACCAAAGCAGATAGGCAAGAATTCTTTCTCCTTTGCACAATTTTTTTCATATCTTCCAGGGTTTGTAGCGGTGCATTCATTTCTTTAAGAGTAGAAAGTTTGAAAGTTTTTGCAAAAGCTGACAAATTGACGAGAGATTCACCTCAAAATGAATCGTTTGCTTCCCGCACCTAATATATATAATCAGTGATCTTTCTACTTTCGAAAATTATCTAGGCCTAGGCGCTTTTGTGATGGCACTAACAGAACGGATATATCACAAATCTGTGGGAGGCCAACGGGCTTGGGGTTTTACTACAAGACTGGTGAGCTCTTCCTGGGAGATGCTGATCTAGGCCTTGTTGTCATACCATCTGGAGGAGGTCCTGGAATTCAACTTGCCTCCAGTGCAGAGGGAGTGAGATTTGGCTTCCCTGATGGCCTTGAAGTTGATCAAGCAACTGGAATTGTCTACTTTACTGATGCAAGTTCCCGCTACAATCTCAGGTTTGCCAAGACAatctaaccttttttttttaattggcaaATTCTGTATACAGGGGAGGGATATCAACCCTGATTTTATACTTTTCCTGAATTTTGATTCAAAACATGTTTTCTTTGCAGTCAAATTAATAATATAGTTTCCAATCGAGATGCAACGGGAAGGCTACTAAAGTACGATCCAAGAACGAAAAACGTTACGGTGTTGCTCAGGGGACTTTCAGGGGCAGCTGGGGTGGCAATCAGTGAGGATGGCTCATATCTTCTTGTTACGCAATTTGTGATAGGGCAAGTTTCGAAGTATTGGTTGAAGGGTCCGCTGGCAAATACAGCAGAAGTTTTGGTAAACATGACAGGAATGCCGGATAAGATCAAGAGGAACACTAAGGGAGAGTATTGGATTGCAGTAACTGTTACAAGCAAAAATTCAACACAACTTCAAGGACAAAGGATCGATGGAGATGGAAATAGCTTGGAAACACTGACATTTAGCCCTGATTTTGATTCGTCATTGATCACAGAAGTTCAAGAGTATAAGGGTGCACTATATTTAGCTTCTctatatgttggatatgttgGGGTATACAGGTGATTTCCGTATAATGTCAAGGTTCCATAAGAGGGGAATTAGATATGGATGTTAAGTTGGATCGATCCTCTGTATATGTGACATCTTGTAATGTCATTTGAGCTGAAATCTGTAATAAGACTATTTTAGTGAATAAATTTCATACCAATTAATAATTACTTggtctttttctttatttcaagAGAATATCGATAAGAATCATAGTAGCACCATACAGATACTGTGAttttgaacattataagtaataTAAATTTAAACTATACTATTGTATAACGTCTAAGATTTTGAAAAACACTTTTGAGTATCTAATTTATAGGCGGTGAAATACTTCATATTCAAGAATAACATTAGGAGAATAATGTGAGGTTGAAAGTATAATTAGATAGATTAGTGTTTCTTTTATAATATTCTTTTTTAAATGGGAGGTCTTGAACTGGAATCTCATACTCGTAATTCTTCGAAATTTACCATCCAATCCAACTCTTCTCAAATAGTTTAGGTTGTATTATGTTACAATCGACggtgctctttttttttgttcctacTGCAATTAATAGTTGAAAGATATCTATAACTCCCAATCTTATACCATCTATAACTCTGctcttttcttttgataaacatgtgtttggattgtaagttatttgagatatttttactgtagcactttttgtgatgtgatgtatgtgagataaaaaagtaattggaaagataaaaaggtgtattgaaaattataatggtgatgtaagcaaatatatttagaaaaataacttacaatccaaacacaaaagCTTTCAATCCCAGCGTCAAAGTTTGCTGCAACGTAACAACACTGCCAGAATCGTGATGGGACTTCTACCAAAGCTTTTAGCTTTGATCATTTGATGATTTTGACTTAACTGTTGGGGCtacaataaagaaaatttaaacTAGATTAGGCTGATCATCTTCATTTAATTTATTATCTGGGAGGACAACCAATCAGTTGGTAGACTATTTCTTCAAAAATTGTATACATTTTGCCTCATATATTTTGTACATCAATTAGTTGGTAGACTCTGTCTTCTCCTTCTTAAATTCATTTTATATTGTACCTCTTTCAAGTTTAACCTaccgggttgttccatgaaaaTGACTTAGGAATCCTACAATAATTGGAAGaccaaattttattttcttcagtATGTGTATAGCTAGTATATAATTGCAAACAAGCACCAATGAATTTGATCAAGGATCCTACTCAGGattaaggaaaaatggaaatCAATTTGAAGCTGCCTAAGCATGATTAAggaaaaaaggaacttgattaAGGCTTTAAATCCCATCCCAGGGATCCTAAGTATAATTTCCCAATAATATATTCTTGAAATTCACCAACCACGTTATCATTGAATTGCAAGGTTTTCTAAATTGGCTGTTGTTGCATGACTGCCACAGCCACCCAAAAAAATCAAGCACAGGTGTTCTTTTAATAGGGCTTCGAGACTAATTCATATTTACGAGGAGGTAGACGAGGAGGTAGCCCTTGGACCATCTaaccaaaattttccaattttccactAGCAATGATTTATACTCCTAAATTTTGAACAAACTAAGgttgcatttgataaaactgaagtctgaaatttgaaatttaaagtttgaattcattaaattattgaattgttaaatattaaacctaatacatttgagtacaTATCACTGataaataacttatcacttaattttgagagCAAGTTTTACTTAGAAAATtaagtgccacttaattaattcagatgttcaactTTTTATTATCAAACTAGATGATATATTAatatctgaattcattaaatttaaatattgaattAAATTATCAAAGAGGGCCTAACTGTTGGATAGAGCTTTTCTTCTATAATTAcaagaaaaatatttatattgatTATTCTAAggagaaattttagattttattttttttgctgaCCAAAATTTTCTCTGTCTTAGTTTTTGGTCACATAGAAGTAATTTGTTCTAATCCAAGAGCAAACCATCTTTATAACGGGTGCAAATAAAACCTTAAGAATAGTGATATTTTACACCTCAAAATCGTGATCAACAGCATGAATGCTGATGAAATTTCTTGACTTCCCTCACCTACATGTGCTTCAGCTAATTATTCTACAAGTAGGTCGAAAGTTGATTCTAGAATGCGACCTCTTTtgatattcattttttattatcatCCAAATCTCGCATGATAGAGATGTTCGTGGAATTATTTGGTTTGTCCCATGTAAACTATAACTCAAGATTgactttaaaaataataataatgacaaCAAGCAAAAAGCTACAACATGCGATAAGACACACATAAGTATGCCTATATGCTgtatattttgtttttcttttttccctataAAAACTATCTAAGGTCAAGTTTattctaaaattattttatgttttgtgaAGGAAGTGCATAAGTTtatcaactaaaaaaaaaagaaaaaaaaagttgccgGCCTCTTtctgtttttaaaattttactctTCCCCTActaaacaatttaaaaaaaaattaaagaaaaatgtaaacGTGAATGTTGGTTTTAAGGGACAAAACATTCTTTGATGAGAATAACtaacattttctcttttttttttttttcaaaacttcatGTTATGGAGTTGGTAGAGGTTTATATACTAAATTGTCTAGTACTCGATATTTCTTAGTCTTTTCTCACTTgggaaaaatgcagttttgatTGTCATGTTTGGTCTGtataccaaattgatccttaaCACTTTGACCAAATCAAAACTggtccacaaaaaaaaaaaacttaggcAAGTTTATAATAATTGATGGAATTTTTACAATCCTAATGGTTAAAATTAAATTggcaaaagttaaaattttttgttttacaatTTTAGTCCCTCAGGTTTGAAATTTGAATAGCTGTACTTAAATTTCAAATAGTGATCTCCAGAAATTTAGGATGAGATGTGAGGATGGTCATTTCGGTTCGTTGTGAATACGCACACCTCGATTCTGCCACGGCTTAAGACCGCCGAAGGAACCGAACTCCCGACGTGTTGGACCTCGAAGGGTCTCAGCTCGGCATGATTTCCACCAAAGGCCGGGGTCAAAGACGTGACTCCCACCCATGTGCTCCTGTCAGGTGATGGGACAGTCGGGTTCAGGTACAGTCTGACACATGCCAGGGGTCAGAACGATTGATGGGACCTATTGCCGCCGCCAATTCGTCAAGTAAAGCTGACAGTTTGGGCATGACAGCCCCTAGGGAGAGGGATCCTCTCAGTCCTCTCCCCCTCTCATATAAATACCTCTAGGATCCCTCAGAAAGAAAGGGTAAGACTCATTCCCCAGCTCAATAACTTTACCTTCACCTCTAAAAGAACTAACTAGAGCGTAGGAGGAGAATCAGGGGATCTAGCCCCGCATTTCTTAAAACTCGAGCAGGTGACTTCTGGGGAGCTGCATTTCTCACCCAAGGATAGATCCAGTAGGTGAGGTAAAGCCCGagcaaccaaaaatcacctcttcaattgGCACTGTCTGTGGGAACTCGAAGACGTTCAAGAATAAAGCCCACGCGTTCTAGGAGCAGGAAAGTTCTCACCATTAGGGCTCAGCCGAGTGCTGCAGCCCAAGAAAAGAACATGGCCGAGGGACAGGGGTCTCAAGAGAGACAGCTAGCAAACGAAAAAGCCATAGCCAAGATGGCGGAGTTTGTGGCAGAAAATCCAAATGTCTTTGAGGAACTAGGGAGGTACTTCAAGAGATAAGACAAACAAAAAATCGAGCCCTCTAAGAGAAAATCAGATAAATCTCCTGAGCATCTATCTGATGAAGAATCTGATGGAAGACATTTGGCTAGAAGCACCTCGAAGCGAGCCATGTCTAAGGCTACCTCTAAAATTGCGTCCTTATCCAGGCCTTCTCACGGGGTTTACTAGGAAGGCGAGCTGACGAAGATTCTCGGCTCCCCGGGAGGTTTGGAGTGGACTATATGAGGGCTCCGCCCTTCACGGA
It includes:
- the LOC113739001 gene encoding protein STRICTOSIDINE SYNTHASE-LIKE 11-like, whose amino-acid sequence is MEFFLQIPLLIRNFIIYSLEMANIIVVFPNKRIVETVLCFSIFLFCYLPTAFCSGFRQKLYLPVPGPESYAFDSAGRGPYASLADGRVLRYLGPAVGFVEYGYTKADRPRRFCDGTNRTDISQICGRPTGLGFYYKTGELFLGDADLGLVVIPSGGGPGIQLASSAEGVRFGFPDGLEVDQATGIVYFTDASSRYNLSQINNIVSNRDATGRLLKYDPRTKNVTVLLRGLSGAAGVAISEDGSYLLVTQFVIGQVSKYWLKGPLANTAEVLVNMTGMPDKIKRNTKGEYWIAVTVTSKNSTQLQGQRIDGDGNSLETLTFSPDFDSSLITEVQEYKGALYLASLYVGYVGVYR